In the genome of Neisseria animaloris, one region contains:
- the plsX gene encoding phosphate acyltransferase PlsX — protein MITLAVDAMGGDAGLSVTVPGAVSFLKQRTDARLIMVGDDALVREALTAANAPMERIDICHASQVVAMDEPPQLALKNKKDSSMRVAINQVKEGNAQAAVSAGNTGALMATARFVLKTIPGIERPAIAKFLPSADNHMTLMLDLGANVDCSADQLMQFAVIGSELFQALYPEKGRPRIGLLNVGTEEIKGTETIKQAFELLQSSSLNFVGNVEGNAVFSGEVDVVVADGFVGNVVLKTIEGAVKFLGGAIKHEFKASLFTKAAALVAFPALKGFKNKFDPRRFNGAIFLGLRGVVVKSHGGTDATGFAYALEEAYHEARADSLDKIEQGVASQLALLAEKRLESEQAVMADNIE, from the coding sequence ATGATTACTTTGGCCGTAGATGCCATGGGGGGCGATGCCGGTTTGAGCGTAACCGTGCCCGGTGCCGTTTCTTTTCTCAAACAGCGCACGGATGCCCGATTGATTATGGTGGGGGACGATGCTTTGGTGCGTGAAGCATTGACGGCTGCTAATGCGCCGATGGAGCGAATCGATATTTGTCATGCCTCTCAAGTTGTGGCGATGGACGAACCGCCGCAGTTGGCGCTGAAAAACAAAAAAGATTCATCAATGCGCGTTGCCATCAACCAAGTGAAAGAAGGTAATGCGCAAGCAGCAGTATCGGCTGGCAACACCGGTGCATTAATGGCAACCGCACGTTTCGTGTTGAAAACCATTCCGGGCATCGAACGCCCTGCCATTGCCAAATTTCTGCCGTCGGCCGATAACCACATGACGCTGATGCTGGATTTGGGTGCCAATGTCGATTGTTCGGCAGACCAGTTGATGCAATTCGCCGTTATCGGCAGCGAATTGTTCCAAGCCCTGTATCCGGAAAAAGGCAGGCCGCGTATCGGTTTGCTGAATGTCGGCACTGAAGAGATTAAAGGCACGGAAACGATCAAGCAGGCGTTTGAATTGCTGCAAAGCAGCAGCCTCAATTTCGTGGGCAACGTGGAAGGCAATGCTGTTTTCAGCGGTGAAGTGGATGTGGTTGTGGCAGACGGTTTTGTCGGTAACGTTGTTTTGAAAACCATCGAAGGTGCCGTTAAGTTTTTGGGTGGCGCAATCAAACACGAATTCAAGGCCAGCTTGTTTACCAAAGCTGCCGCATTGGTGGCTTTTCCTGCTTTGAAAGGATTTAAAAACAAATTCGATCCGCGCCGCTTCAACGGAGCTATTTTTCTGGGATTGCGCGGCGTTGTGGTAAAAAGCCACGGCGGTACGGACGCGACGGGTTTTGCTTACGCGCTGGAAGAGGCTTACCATGAAGCCCGTGCCGACAGTTTGGATAAAATCGAACAGGGTGTTGCTTCGCAGTTGGCGTTACTGGCTGAAAAAAGGTTGGAAAGCGAGCAGGCGGTAATGGCTGACAATATCGAATAG
- a CDS encoding 3'-5' exonuclease — translation MKFIEHFLLARERKKLTDPQYGFLYEEHPDELVSFDCETTSLDVKEAEIISIGAVKIRGNRVLTSDSFYALVKPEGMMEAANVTIHGLRPKDLSDGIPVEEALRRFLHFIGGRPVVGYFLEYDVAMVNKFMKPLLGVKLPNRQIEVSSIYYRQEIDKKFYDSYVDLRMAPMIRKLGIPDLPRHDALNDSINVAMMYLALQARSKR, via the coding sequence ATGAAATTTATCGAACACTTTCTGCTTGCACGGGAACGTAAAAAGCTGACCGACCCGCAATATGGTTTTCTGTATGAAGAACACCCCGACGAATTGGTCAGCTTCGATTGCGAGACCACCAGTTTGGATGTGAAAGAAGCCGAAATCATTTCCATCGGTGCCGTTAAAATCCGCGGCAATCGGGTGCTGACTAGCGATTCTTTTTATGCACTGGTAAAACCCGAAGGCATGATGGAAGCCGCCAACGTAACCATCCACGGCCTACGGCCGAAAGATTTGAGCGACGGCATTCCTGTTGAAGAGGCCCTGCGGCGTTTTCTCCATTTCATCGGCGGCAGGCCGGTAGTCGGCTATTTTTTGGAATACGATGTGGCAATGGTTAATAAATTCATGAAACCCCTGCTAGGTGTTAAATTGCCAAACCGTCAGATTGAAGTGTCCAGCATCTATTACCGGCAGGAAATCGACAAGAAGTTCTACGACAGCTATGTCGACTTGCGGATGGCTCCGATGATTAGAAAGCTCGGCATTCCCGATTTGCCGCGCCATGATGCGTTAAACGATTCAATTAATGTCGCCATGATGTATTTGGCGCTACAAGCCCGAAGCAAACGCTAA
- a CDS encoding ATP-binding protein, which translates to MDNAQKTFNEQKFSFKRYRNVIISIALFLLFVSGLMFAGYRISGQIQRSQLQIDVAGTLSDTVYDMLTITQSLQLLSMEKLIPETTEVETNGDAGGNIEAANDPEYIALQVEKQKLLDEYQKVAKNLLNVLDKGGAYDVVEGFNSVAPLKVGDTRQSLQKVQGIWKDYNSLIDDAVKYSVASNQNMEFARKVSTFASDNQDALYEGIDEIIVGLNEDITEKAALLRWIQISGIALSLLYFLFFVGFFMRRLGKADLAAAVARRENTEIMQTINNGLFLLDKDLNIGSQYSSELERLWGKQNLGGQNMLSVLSDMVANPEDLETAGSFVQQLYNPRTKERLIASLNPLIHSPMNVMNESGVKEKRYLDFKFNRVYDNEEIVRVLVSVSDVTNAVLLEEKITKEREQNDLQMEMLTFILKADPQLLTDFIENTKKRNNNINEVLKQPVKAQAEFFTKLRTIFREVHGLKGDASSLNLHGFVSIAENLETSLKELQNKKMLNGEDFLTLTVSLEELFSLTQTIEDLNKRINHISGQEGNTGRVGRSIAASRQAANPEPAKSQLTKYAEELSQRCGKRVDFSCLGMDNMSINMTIKTQLRELAVQLLRNAVVHGIENPEIRLNKHKLSTGHVRMEMKEEGDSIRLIVEDDGAGINTELIRSKLVERGMYSKDEAAKLDTRSLIQKIFIHGFSTMEGSNQDAGRGVGMDIISDRIKQMKGRIALATRADAYTRVTLTVPKRI; encoded by the coding sequence ATGGATAACGCCCAAAAAACCTTCAATGAGCAAAAATTTTCATTTAAACGTTATCGGAATGTAATTATTTCGATTGCATTATTTCTGTTATTTGTTTCAGGCCTAATGTTTGCAGGTTATCGTATTTCAGGACAAATCCAAAGAAGCCAATTGCAAATTGATGTGGCAGGTACGTTAAGCGATACTGTCTACGATATGTTAACGATTACTCAATCATTGCAGTTATTGAGTATGGAAAAACTTATTCCTGAGACAACTGAAGTAGAAACAAATGGCGATGCAGGCGGCAATATTGAGGCTGCAAATGATCCCGAATATATTGCATTGCAGGTTGAAAAGCAAAAGCTGTTGGATGAATATCAGAAAGTTGCTAAAAACCTCTTGAATGTATTGGATAAAGGCGGTGCTTATGATGTTGTTGAAGGATTCAACAGTGTGGCTCCCCTGAAAGTAGGGGATACACGACAGTCTTTGCAAAAAGTACAGGGTATCTGGAAAGACTACAATTCTTTAATTGACGATGCGGTCAAATATTCTGTTGCTTCAAATCAAAATATGGAGTTTGCCAGAAAGGTTTCGACATTTGCGAGCGATAACCAGGATGCTCTTTATGAAGGCATTGATGAGATTATTGTCGGGCTTAATGAAGATATTACTGAAAAAGCAGCGTTGCTGCGGTGGATTCAGATTTCGGGTATCGCTTTATCGCTTCTTTATTTCTTGTTTTTTGTCGGCTTCTTTATGCGTCGCTTAGGGAAGGCGGATTTGGCTGCCGCTGTCGCTCGGCGTGAAAATACAGAAATCATGCAAACTATTAACAACGGCCTTTTTCTGTTGGATAAAGATTTAAATATTGGTTCGCAATATTCAAGTGAATTGGAGCGTTTGTGGGGCAAGCAAAATCTTGGCGGACAGAATATGTTGAGCGTATTGTCCGACATGGTGGCAAATCCGGAAGATTTGGAGACTGCGGGCAGCTTTGTCCAACAACTATATAATCCGCGTACAAAAGAACGTTTGATTGCCAGTTTGAATCCTTTAATCCATAGTCCGATGAATGTGATGAATGAATCCGGTGTAAAAGAAAAACGCTATTTGGATTTTAAATTCAACAGGGTTTATGACAACGAAGAAATTGTGCGGGTGTTGGTTAGTGTGAGTGATGTTACCAATGCGGTATTGCTTGAAGAAAAAATTACCAAGGAGCGTGAGCAAAATGATTTGCAAATGGAAATGCTTACTTTTATTTTGAAAGCAGATCCACAATTGCTGACTGACTTTATTGAAAATACCAAGAAGCGTAACAACAACATTAATGAAGTACTAAAGCAACCCGTAAAAGCACAGGCCGAATTTTTCACCAAACTGCGGACAATTTTCAGAGAGGTGCATGGCTTAAAAGGCGATGCAAGTTCATTAAATTTACATGGATTCGTATCGATTGCAGAAAATTTGGAAACCAGTTTGAAAGAGTTGCAAAATAAGAAAATGCTTAATGGTGAGGATTTCCTAACTTTAACTGTTTCTCTGGAAGAGTTGTTTAGCCTGACACAAACTATTGAAGATTTGAATAAGCGGATTAATCATATTTCCGGTCAAGAAGGAAATACAGGCAGAGTCGGCAGATCAATAGCTGCAAGCCGCCAAGCAGCCAATCCGGAGCCAGCTAAGAGCCAATTGACGAAATATGCAGAGGAGTTGTCTCAGCGTTGTGGCAAGCGTGTCGATTTTAGCTGTTTGGGTATGGATAATATGAGCATTAATATGACTATTAAAACCCAGTTGCGTGAGTTGGCCGTGCAATTACTTCGTAATGCGGTAGTGCATGGTATTGAGAATCCTGAAATACGTTTGAATAAACATAAATTGTCTACCGGACATGTTCGGATGGAGATGAAAGAGGAAGGTGATTCTATCAGGCTGATTGTCGAAGATGACGGTGCCGGTATCAATACCGAACTTATCCGCAGCAAGTTAGTTGAACGGGGTATGTATTCGAAAGACGAAGCGGCTAAGCTGGATACCAGAAGTCTGATTCAAAAAATATTTATACATGGTTTCTCCACTATGGAAGGAAGCAATCAAGACGCAGGACGCGGGGTAGGAATGGATATTATCAGTGATCGTATTAAGCAAATGAAGGGGAGAATTGCTTTGGCAACCCGTGCAGATGCATATACACGGGTTACATTAACAGTGCCTAAACGAATATAA
- the rpmB gene encoding 50S ribosomal protein L28, translated as MARVCKVTGKRPMSGNNVSHANNKTKRRFLPNLQSRRFWVESENRWVRLRVSSAALRTIDKVGIDAVLADLRARGEA; from the coding sequence ATGGCACGAGTTTGCAAAGTGACCGGTAAACGCCCGATGTCTGGCAATAACGTATCACATGCCAACAACAAAACCAAACGTCGTTTTTTGCCTAACTTGCAATCACGTCGTTTTTGGGTAGAGAGTGAAAACCGCTGGGTTCGCCTGCGCGTATCAAGTGCTGCGTTGCGTACTATCGACAAAGTAGGCATTGATGCCGTTTTGGCTGATTTGCGTGCTCGCGGCGAAGCTTAA
- a CDS encoding DUF294 nucleotidyltransferase-like domain-containing protein: protein MDRFDFGYAPYDSLNLNQRQLLQQSVDIAFFDDDETIIRPQQPIEHLYVVIKGLVKEIGSDGEVVALYHPHDTFEARALVEGTSQNQFVVAEQALVYTIPKAAVTEIMESNAQFGAYFYASVAEKFASLSGNTNEDEFASLFTAKVRDAYRHNTAWLDGSATILEAAQTMHDSKTKSLLVRHEGRIGLLTESVFRNIVIAGTPSDDPAHKWATFDLISIDSDDFIFNALLRMTQFHIQRVIVEDNGEVIGALEQIDILAYVSNHSHLVAQRLERAQSIDELVAIAAQMNDSIQALRKNGVRAPQLAQLMQVLNSSLFEKAWSMIAPPEIYGQSCLVAMGSEGRGEQVLKTDQDNALIMREGIDTEAAAQAAEAFSATLELLGYPPCKGRIMANNPEWRKTLPEFKKTVASWCALPNPANMMNLAIFVDAKAVAGDASLLNEVRAHLHKRLNNDAGMLMAFARAVEQFDSHGQGFFSQLLRRETTEKMDIKKMGLFPVVHGVRALSLEARLDETNTFERIQKLVQLKVLDEQLGKDIAETQRYLMELRLKAGLLSLHNGQVKEPNQVNVHSLSTLERDLLKEALQVVKRFKNVIRHHFHLNT, encoded by the coding sequence ATGGATAGGTTCGATTTCGGCTACGCACCTTATGACAGCCTCAACCTCAACCAACGCCAACTGCTGCAACAATCGGTCGATATCGCTTTTTTCGACGACGACGAAACTATCATTCGCCCGCAACAGCCGATCGAACATCTTTACGTTGTGATTAAAGGATTGGTTAAAGAAATCGGCAGCGACGGTGAGGTGGTCGCACTCTACCACCCGCATGATACTTTCGAAGCCCGTGCCTTAGTAGAAGGTACAAGCCAAAACCAGTTTGTGGTGGCGGAGCAAGCATTGGTGTACACAATTCCCAAAGCTGCCGTTACCGAAATTATGGAATCCAACGCCCAATTCGGCGCTTATTTTTATGCTTCGGTGGCGGAAAAATTCGCCAGCCTTTCCGGCAATACAAACGAAGACGAGTTCGCCAGCCTCTTCACCGCCAAAGTGCGTGATGCCTACCGCCACAATACTGCTTGGCTTGACGGCTCCGCCACCATTCTCGAAGCAGCGCAAACCATGCACGACAGTAAAACCAAATCGTTGCTGGTGCGCCATGAAGGGCGTATCGGCCTGCTCACCGAATCGGTATTCCGCAACATCGTAATCGCCGGTACACCAAGCGACGATCCCGCGCATAAATGGGCCACATTCGACTTAATCTCAATAGACAGCGACGACTTTATATTCAACGCCTTATTACGCATGACCCAGTTTCATATCCAACGCGTTATCGTGGAAGACAACGGCGAAGTTATCGGCGCATTGGAACAGATCGACATTCTCGCCTACGTATCCAACCACAGCCATCTCGTTGCACAGCGGCTGGAGCGTGCCCAAAGCATAGATGAATTGGTGGCCATCGCCGCACAGATGAACGATTCGATTCAAGCATTACGCAAAAACGGCGTACGCGCACCGCAGCTGGCACAACTGATGCAGGTATTGAACAGCAGCCTGTTTGAAAAAGCATGGAGCATGATTGCCCCACCTGAAATTTACGGGCAATCATGCTTAGTGGCCATGGGTTCGGAAGGACGCGGAGAGCAAGTGCTGAAAACCGACCAAGACAACGCCCTGATTATGCGCGAAGGCATAGATACCGAAGCGGCTGCCCAAGCCGCCGAAGCATTTTCCGCCACATTGGAACTTTTAGGCTACCCGCCATGCAAAGGCCGCATCATGGCCAACAACCCCGAATGGCGCAAAACACTGCCCGAATTCAAAAAAACGGTTGCAAGCTGGTGCGCCTTGCCCAACCCCGCAAACATGATGAATCTGGCCATCTTTGTCGATGCCAAAGCAGTCGCCGGCGATGCTTCGCTGCTCAATGAAGTCAGGGCGCACCTACATAAACGGTTAAATAACGATGCAGGTATGCTGATGGCCTTCGCACGTGCGGTAGAACAGTTCGACAGCCACGGACAAGGTTTTTTCTCGCAACTGCTGCGCCGTGAAACCACCGAAAAAATGGACATCAAAAAAATGGGCCTCTTCCCCGTGGTGCACGGCGTACGTGCGTTAAGTTTGGAAGCAAGGCTTGACGAAACCAATACTTTCGAGCGCATCCAGAAACTAGTTCAACTCAAAGTATTAGACGAACAGCTCGGCAAAGACATCGCCGAAACCCAACGTTATTTAATGGAACTCCGCTTGAAAGCCGGCCTGCTCTCACTGCATAACGGGCAGGTTAAAGAACCGAATCAGGTAAACGTGCACAGCCTGTCGACCTTAGAACGCGACTTGCTCAAAGAGGCTTTGCAAGTGGTAAAACGTTTCAAAAACGTTATCCGCCATCATTTCCATCTGAATACCTAG
- a CDS encoding SAM-dependent methyltransferase, protein MNPILYLIPTPLGSLDTPCLLPHEQTQITGLTDFVVEAEKTARAHLKHLGVTTPIRELNLQTLNEHTNPSTLPELLKPLQEGRNMGLVSEAGCPAVADPGADLVALAHANGFEVRPLVGPSSLLLALMASGANGQNFTFKGYLPAEKIERINTLKALEHRSRQHNETHLFIETPYRNDALLNDAVATLNPTTRLCIACDLTLPSQTIISKTVNNWQKLSSLPNLKKRPTIFVLHAA, encoded by the coding sequence ATGAACCCGATTCTCTACTTAATCCCTACTCCGCTCGGCTCTTTGGACACCCCCTGCCTGCTGCCTCACGAGCAAACCCAAATTACCGGTTTGACAGACTTTGTTGTTGAAGCCGAAAAAACCGCTCGGGCTCATTTAAAGCACTTGGGCGTTACTACGCCTATCCGCGAACTGAACTTGCAAACTCTCAACGAGCATACCAACCCCAGCACCCTACCCGAACTATTGAAACCTTTGCAAGAGGGGCGCAATATGGGCTTGGTTAGCGAAGCAGGCTGCCCTGCTGTTGCAGATCCGGGAGCGGATTTAGTAGCATTGGCGCATGCCAACGGTTTTGAAGTGCGTCCGCTGGTAGGCCCTTCCAGCTTGCTCTTGGCACTGATGGCTTCAGGGGCAAACGGACAAAATTTCACCTTTAAAGGCTATCTGCCTGCCGAAAAAATCGAACGTATCAATACATTAAAAGCATTGGAGCATCGTTCCCGCCAACATAACGAAACCCATTTGTTCATCGAAACCCCTTACCGCAATGATGCCTTACTGAACGATGCCGTCGCTACGCTTAATCCGACCACACGCCTTTGCATTGCCTGTGATTTAACCTTACCCTCACAAACCATTATCAGCAAAACCGTCAACAATTGGCAAAAATTATCAAGCTTACCGAATTTGAAAAAACGCCCGACTATTTTCGTGCTGCATGCCGCATAG
- a CDS encoding YceD family protein, giving the protein MSDPNLIDPAAFAAEKQSLQGKFLLSQLDERVWSHEYFADKQAEVSFTLQGGRDRWQRLFLDLNVKGVLPLFCQRCINPMPFELDETSRIVLFADEASLDEAMLSDEELEGMLIEKELNVRELVEDQILMALPFSPRHENCANAVLDEANQDKPNPFAVLAGLKSSR; this is encoded by the coding sequence ATGTCAGACCCTAATTTGATTGACCCCGCAGCTTTCGCAGCAGAGAAGCAGAGTTTGCAAGGCAAATTTTTGCTGAGCCAGTTGGACGAACGCGTTTGGTCGCACGAATATTTTGCCGACAAGCAAGCCGAAGTATCGTTTACGCTGCAAGGCGGGCGAGACCGCTGGCAGCGTTTGTTTTTAGACTTGAATGTTAAAGGTGTTTTACCGCTGTTTTGCCAGCGTTGTATCAACCCGATGCCGTTTGAGTTGGATGAAACAAGCCGTATTGTTTTGTTTGCTGACGAAGCAAGCCTCGATGAAGCCATGCTTTCCGATGAAGAACTCGAAGGCATGCTGATTGAAAAAGAGCTGAACGTGCGAGAGTTGGTGGAAGACCAAATCCTGATGGCACTGCCGTTTTCTCCACGTCATGAGAATTGCGCTAATGCCGTGCTGGATGAAGCAAATCAGGACAAACCCAATCCGTTTGCCGTTTTGGCAGGGCTGAAAAGCAGCCGCTAA
- the rpmG gene encoding 50S ribosomal protein L33, with protein sequence MRDKIKLESSAGTGHFYTTTKNKRTMPGKLEIKKFDPVARKHVIYKETKLK encoded by the coding sequence ATGCGCGATAAAATCAAACTGGAATCGTCTGCCGGTACTGGTCATTTTTATACCACTACCAAAAACAAACGTACTATGCCTGGCAAACTGGAGATCAAAAAATTTGATCCGGTAGCTCGGAAACACGTTATTTACAAAGAAACCAAATTGAAATAA
- a CDS encoding chemotaxis protein CheX, protein MKETQLQVFLEGVQKYFNQVAGEEIFIGTPYLVENTMPAAQHYSGVITISGRNKGVVYFTSPENMVGRLLELMGESDISEENVMDLVGEVANTIAGNARSEFGEKFEISVPIVIRGAPDEIMLPRHGRSFVIPLEWKKHQAAIVVALYRNTPGKC, encoded by the coding sequence ATGAAAGAAACACAATTACAGGTGTTTTTAGAAGGTGTGCAAAAGTATTTTAATCAAGTTGCCGGTGAAGAAATTTTTATTGGTACGCCTTATCTTGTTGAAAATACTATGCCGGCGGCTCAACATTATTCAGGAGTAATTACTATCTCAGGCCGTAATAAAGGGGTTGTTTATTTTACTTCTCCGGAAAACATGGTAGGGCGTTTGCTTGAGCTGATGGGGGAAAGCGATATTTCTGAAGAAAACGTTATGGATTTGGTAGGTGAGGTTGCCAATACGATTGCGGGAAATGCACGCAGTGAATTTGGCGAGAAATTTGAAATTTCCGTGCCTATCGTTATTCGTGGTGCTCCTGATGAGATTATGCTTCCTCGTCATGGCAGATCATTTGTTATTCCTCTGGAGTGGAAAAAACACCAAGCGGCTATTGTTGTAGCTTTGTATCGAAATACCCCTGGCAAGTGTTGA
- the rpmF gene encoding 50S ribosomal protein L32, producing MAVQQNKKSPSKRGMHRSHDALTAPALSVDSTTGEVHRPHHISPNGMYRGRKVVKAKGE from the coding sequence ATGGCCGTTCAACAAAATAAAAAATCTCCCTCTAAACGCGGTATGCACCGTTCACACGATGCCCTGACTGCGCCTGCGTTGTCTGTAGACAGTACAACCGGTGAAGTACATCGCCCGCACCACATTTCTCCCAACGGTATGTACCGTGGCCGTAAAGTGGTAAAAGCCAAAGGCGAATAA
- a CDS encoding response regulator, with protein MLTVMVVDDSNVIRKRITRGSESMEFEVVATAANGKDAVQLYDILRPNLVTMDLTMPEMDGLACIQNIMDIDENANILVISALADKATGIKALEYGARGFLYKPFTDDDLFEALKEMSEGL; from the coding sequence ATGCTCACAGTTATGGTTGTAGATGATTCCAACGTTATCCGTAAACGTATTACCCGCGGTTCGGAGAGTATGGAATTTGAAGTAGTTGCAACGGCGGCCAACGGTAAAGATGCTGTACAGCTATACGATATATTGCGTCCCAACTTGGTAACCATGGATCTGACAATGCCGGAAATGGACGGGCTCGCTTGTATCCAAAATATTATGGACATTGATGAAAATGCCAATATTTTAGTGATTTCCGCACTTGCGGATAAAGCTACGGGTATTAAGGCTTTGGAATACGGCGCGCGAGGGTTTCTTTATAAACCTTTTACCGACGATGACTTATTTGAGGCATTAAAGGAAATGTCAGAAGGATTGTAA
- a CDS encoding Maf family protein, which translates to MNTKLRLILGSSSIFRQQQLQRLGLSFQTASPDFDETPQNGESPEATALRLAAGKARSLAAAFPQALIIGADQVAWCGGKQLGKPLNVAKAQQMLAELSGKRIEFYSAVVLLNTFSDGLHTHVDKTVVTMRELSTEQINRYLKREPDAVHCAGAAKSEGLGAALLERIDSIDPNALIGLPIFKLIDFLKAEGVEIL; encoded by the coding sequence ATGAATACAAAACTGCGGCTTATTTTAGGCTCAAGCTCGATATTCCGCCAACAGCAGTTACAGCGTTTGGGCTTATCTTTTCAGACGGCCTCTCCTGATTTCGACGAAACCCCTCAAAACGGCGAATCTCCAGAAGCCACCGCCCTGCGTCTTGCCGCCGGCAAAGCCCGCTCTCTGGCAGCGGCATTTCCGCAAGCCTTAATCATCGGTGCAGATCAAGTAGCATGGTGCGGCGGCAAGCAATTAGGCAAACCGTTGAACGTCGCAAAAGCACAACAGATGCTGGCCGAACTCAGCGGTAAGCGTATCGAGTTTTACAGTGCCGTCGTGCTGTTGAATACATTTTCAGACGGCCTCCATACCCATGTTGATAAAACCGTTGTAACTATGCGGGAATTAAGTACCGAACAAATCAACCGTTATCTTAAACGCGAACCGGATGCCGTGCATTGCGCCGGAGCAGCAAAAAGCGAAGGATTAGGTGCAGCTTTGCTCGAACGGATTGACAGCATCGACCCGAATGCACTCATTGGTCTGCCCATTTTCAAACTGATTGATTTTCTGAAAGCAGAAGGCGTGGAAATTTTATAA
- a CDS encoding phosphoribosyltransferase, translating into MKKKIWYTYDDIHRVIKTLAEKIQASGVKYDAMIAIGGGGFIPARILRGFLGIPIYAVTTAYYDSEFQGKVTDNVKKIQWLDPIPETLNGKNILVVDEVDDSRVTLEYCLNEFAKENFGTVGIAVLHEKIKEKTGKLPEGMPYFSGVTVQDWWINYPWDAEDIDEHNRLAVESRD; encoded by the coding sequence ATGAAAAAGAAAATCTGGTACACCTACGACGATATTCACCGTGTGATTAAAACCCTTGCCGAAAAAATCCAAGCATCAGGTGTGAAATATGATGCCATGATTGCTATCGGTGGAGGTGGTTTCATTCCTGCGCGCATATTGCGCGGTTTCCTCGGTATTCCAATCTATGCTGTTACCACAGCTTATTATGATAGTGAATTCCAGGGTAAAGTTACTGACAATGTTAAAAAAATCCAATGGCTTGATCCGATTCCGGAAACTCTGAACGGTAAAAATATATTGGTGGTAGATGAGGTGGATGACAGCCGCGTTACCCTCGAATATTGCCTGAACGAATTTGCCAAAGAAAATTTCGGCACGGTTGGGATTGCTGTTTTACATGAAAAAATCAAAGAGAAAACAGGTAAATTGCCGGAAGGCATGCCGTATTTCAGCGGTGTTACCGTGCAAGACTGGTGGATTAACTATCCGTGGGATGCGGAAGATATTGATGAACACAACCGTTTGGCGGTAGAAAGCCGTGATTGA